A region of the Larus michahellis chromosome 4, bLarMic1.1, whole genome shotgun sequence genome:
GCTGTGCTGCAAATCAAAGGAGAAGCATCTGCCGTGCAGGCTTcagtctctgctgctttttggaGGATGCCAAATCTGCTGTGCAGGGGATGGCCTGAGCCCATCGGATATTGGGCTAATTAGGAAATTGCTAGTGGCAGGCAGAAGTCCCCAGCTCCCCAAATATCAGCTTAGGGTGTTTACGGAAAACTCCTCGGAGCGGTTTGGACGTTTTCCTTTGTTACTTCTTCAGGTCCGGGAGGACTGGAAATAAGTTGAGCACAGTCTCCTTCACAGTAATTTCATTGCTTTAATTCAGTAGCTGCCTAATTTGATCAGAACCCCAGGAACcaaataatttctattaaaataacaTAACTTTCCTCCCTCTGTTGTGATACAGCCTGATTGCTTTTGGCAGCCGTTATTGGAGAACTTGGTCACCAGCTATGGAAAGTTGCTTTCCAGTTAAGGAAGAAAAGCCTCTTCTCTGtctgggaggaggaggcggggggcatccctggggtgtcccccccttGCCAGGCTGTCCTGAGGTGCCTTCCATGTGTATGGCATGTGCTTGGCCCATGGTTTGAGCTCTCGGTGCTTGGCCCCCGTGCATGCTTCAAGGTATTGGCCAGCCGGTGAGCAGAGTCCTGCTTGCCGCAGAGGCACGTGCTGGAGTGTCGCTCAAGCGGCAATCACGGCTAATCAGCAGGGAGAGAAGTGACGTCCTCGTTTAGTCTGTGTCATGTTAGATTTAGATTACACGGACGCGCAGGAATCTTTGTAAAAAAAGGGCATTACTGAACGTTTCAGTGGAATCCGTTGGTCCCGCTCCTCGTCCCCTCCCTTCGGGAGCAACTCGCACAGCTTTTCCCAGGCAGCATCCCTTTCCCCAAGGCTGCCTCCCTGGGAGTGCTGGGCACCCTGGCTCTCCTCCGCGGCCCTGGAGTGTTCACCCTCCCATGGCACCTCTTCGTCAGCCCccgcagggccagcagcagcacggcctcCGCTCACTGCAGCAGCCCTGTCTCTTTGCAGAAGTCCTGGGATGCTCAGATGGATGAGCCCAAGAGAAAACACCTCCCTTGTCCTTGCAGCCCTAACCTGGGGGTACATGGGAGATCCTGGCTCTGCCCCCGCCACCTTGCAGAGCCCTCCCTGGGAAAAGAGGGCTGTGAGTTTTACACAAGGCAAAGTAACTGGGCAGGGGAGAGCCTTTGGCACAGGTTCAGCTCAGCATTTGTTTCCTCTCCGAGCCAGACTTGCAAGGCTGTGCAAAGCTTTTGAAAGCTTCACTTCGCCAAGCGTCCAGTGCCAGCTGTTGGGGCTGCAGAGGACCACAGTAGTACTGGGTACCCGTGGAGTGACTTGAGAGGCAAACCTGGGTGGTCTTTTTTAACTGCTTTAATGCATAGCCTTTAGTTTTAGCACTGGCAATGATCTCTCCATATACTCTTTATACTGTTAAATATTTGATACCAAAGTGCGTGGCTACTCCAGTTGTCCCTGCCATTGCCAGCAGTGGATGCTGCTCTGGCTGTCTTGCCAGGCTTTACAAAAGCCACTGAAAGCCTGAGCAAGTTTGCAAGTTGGCTTGCAAGTTTTGGGGCTCAGGAGGCTGATGTCTTTAAAGGAATGAGAAATTATCTAAGCAGTAGATACTTGTCTACCCTCATCTCCACATCTTCACTCagatcaaagaaaacatttctaaatacGTTTCTTTACTTAGGCTTTAAAAGTCATGGGTCCACTTTGTGGTGGGAAAGACTGGGGAGCGGAGATGGCAGCTGACTGGCCTGTCGGGGACAGTCGTGTCAGCAGCAATCTCAAGGCAGAGCCAGCAGTGGAATAATGCGCAGTTCCCAGCCCTGTGCCTTGACCTCCCTCTCATGAATGTGCAGCGGTTCCCAGTTAGCGTTAAGGACGCTGGGGCATGTATATGGGATTTATTACGCCTCAAAAATAGCTTCCAGGGCTAAGTAAGCAGATTCCTCCCTTTTTTAGAAAGCAGCCTAGGCTGCCGGTGcttgtgcatgtgcatgtgtttCAGTAAAGGGCATATCCATATGCTAACCTCAGAAGCCACAGTGTCTTTTAGCCAGCAGTCTTCCCCAGTTGTGACTGACGGCTTGACAGTGCTCTGGACAGAGGAACTCATTCATGCTCACTGTTTACTTTGTTTAGCCAGGATTATGTTTTATTGAGccgcaacaacaaaaaaaaaaatccctttttaattGTCGTTTTAATTTCTTCCTAGCAGTGCAGTCCCCAGAAGGGGTGACCTTCATGCAGATACATGCCTGCCCTAGAAATGGATGGAAACGAGATAGCTCTAGGGGTGTGAAATGGCCTTCATAGCAATCTTTCATGAATACATTGCTGGTTTTAATCCAATTTATTCAGCAAGTGACAGGGAATACAAACTGGTCCGCGGCTGTTTGGTAGTCTTGCAGCATTGCCTAGGTGATGGGTTGTTACCTCTCTAACTGTGTTCCAGGGCCTTCCCATTGCCTGTTTCAGCTCAGAAGATGTAGTGGCCAGATTACCCCATGGAAATGGGCTTTATCTAACTTTATGATGTGTCCAGAGCAATTCCAGGAGCAGTGCCTGAAGTGAGAACACTGCTCGGtgttccctttttcccctggaaaaaaaataggaggagTAGCGGACCTGCTTACAGTATTTTGAGCCCAGGAAACTGCCTATCATGTGTAGGTTGGAGAGCGCTTGCAAATAGCTGCAGATTAAGTGCCAGGATGGCCCCGCGGGCGCAGGTGGCTCTGGTGCAGGTGAGGAGCTGAGGAGTGAGCGTGGCAGGGACGTGCCCAGCAGGGCTGCAGAGCACCGCAGTGGCAGGACCACAACTAGGAGCTGCTGGCCCCCCTCGTCTGTCCGACCTTTGAGGGTCTGAACTGACCCCGAATGAGGCAGAATAAGCGACAGCGTGAAGTgctttaaccaaaaaaaacctctcctTGCTATCTTCCAGCAAGCGTTGGGTCCAGCACCCAGCGGGTGTCAGCCGTGACTTTCGCTACAGCCTGGTCAAAAGGAGACTTCATTCTCATTCCTCCCACCCAGCCTTTGATCTTACCAGACCTGTTCGTCTCCCCTGCTCACAGTATCTCCTCTCTGACCCGCGGGCTCCCTGGTGCCAGGAGCAGAGTACCtgccgcagcagccccagcttGCCTCACCTCAGCAGCCTGCGCGGGCTCCTGTAGCCCAGATGGGTTGCTAGCACTCGATGGTAGCACAGACCTATGTGCCGGAGCAGGCAGGGTTTAGGGGACCCCTCTCTCCTCACCTTCCCTGtcccagggaggaggtggaggcagcCCAGGAGGTCCTGGCAAGCGGCTGTTGTTGCTGGGCATAGCCAGACCTTATCAGGCTTAATCGGGGTTGACAGCAGGGAGTCCAGGGTGCAATCCGTGTTGAGAAGTAGGTACTGATGCTGATACAAACAGAAATCAGGCTAGTTAATAATTAAGCTGTGGCTTGGCAGCATTCACCTTGACAGACTTGACCTTCCAAATTAAAAGTCTgtctctctccccccccgccccttgtgGTTTATTTATCACAGCCCTTGGTAGTCATCTTTGCAGGCTACTGCGCCGGGGTGATGCGTGACACACCTCACCGATGCCCTGTCCCCGCTTTCTGGAGGAGCCCTCCAAGCCCCCCATCCCTACGCCTGGTCCATCAGGAGGTGGGAGCATGCCCCACACTTGCTGCGGAGACAGCGGCCTCCTGTGTCTCTGAAGGCAGGCTGGtgcaccctgctgctggctgaaggGCTTCCCTGAAAGGCAGGAGCATCGGGAGTGAGCTCTGCCACTGGGATGTTGCAAGGGTTTATTCCCTCTCGGCCATTGGATCTGTACACACGGGGCTCAACTCAGTCCTCAGCATCCCATCGGAACAGACAGACTGGAGCAGGTTCAGGTGTTCGGCAGAGGTTGGCACTGATTCCTGCTACAGTGTGCTTGGGTGTCCTGAACGGTAGGTGGGTAGAAGTGGTGGGTTCATGTAGGTTTTTTGTATTGCTCTTTCAAGGTGCGTAGCTCTCCCCCTTAACAGTATGGTGAGCATAGGTTGGGGCAAGAGATGTGTCAGCTGGGCTCCTAAGTTTGTCCTTCCTGCCACAAAGGGCACTGCCTTAACTTCAGGGGACAATCGGCAGCCTGCTGTTTGGCACCTCTGGGTCACTTGCACGAGTGCATTGAGCAAGATCCAGCACAATATTGACATGCGACTCTTAATTTATGTCTCCTACATTAGGACAGAGGCTCAGTGAAAATACAATGGCAGGTTAAATGTTTTCAGGTGCACCTTTAAAGTCGATTAGGTTTCTGTGCTTTGCACATTCACAAATGTGACTGCTTTTTAATAAGGCGTGACAGAATTACCTCCTTTTTTCAGCATCTGCAAGTTTCCTCTATTAACATTTCTGCCCATTTGGAGATGCTGCCTGTGCCTATTCTCCAGCAGTTTGCTTGCAGCTGACGTTGAAAGCCTGGGAGTGGTGTTCAGTCGGCTGCCCCCATAGGACATCCTTGACGTGCTTTCTTGGGCACCTGTGTTTCTTCTCTCTGCGCCCCAGTTCTCCGTATTCACCGCAGAGGAGCTGCGTGGTGACAGCAGCGCCTCCATTATTCATGTCTCGGTGGACGTGCTGTCAGCAGGTGGCAGGTCTCCATCATTGGCCAGCTTGTACCTTCACCACGAGTGTCCTACCTAGGGCTTGAAGGTGCCTCTGGTGGCATGTCTTCCACTGACAAGGTGCCCTCTGAAATAGTGCAAGTCACACAGCCCTTCAGTGCTGTGGTAAGTACCAGTGCCTTCAGTTCGGTGGAGTGCCCGGTCCCGTGCTCACACTGCATCCAGCCTTCAGGCTTAGCGCAATCTGTCCACTCCTTGACATGGATGTGTTACTTGGTTTACTCTAAGAGCTGCCTGGCAAGTGATTGCCAAGCTCATCAAATCAGTAGGTGATCTGTGAGTGTCTTGCAGAGGCAACAAAGCCACCTGCCAGAGCCAAAGGTCCTGCCTCTGGCCGTGGACACAGGCATTCCCATGCAGCCTGCCCGACAGCCTTGGGCCTGGCACACAGTCAGAAGAGACACAAGAGATTTTCTTCCTCGGAGGAGGGTTTCGGGTATTGCACTCTCCTGCCTGGCACAGGTACATAAACCGTCACGAGGAAGATGCCAGGTTCTGGGATAACGCCGTGTTGGATACTGCTccctgcggggaggggaaggCGTTCTGCACTGCGTGTGCCCACAGACCTGCTTGCAGCTCAGCCTTGCCTAGGCAGCTGATACCTGCGTGAGGCTCCGTGTTGTCTTACCACGCCAAAGGCTTTTGTCAAATCAGTCAAAGTGCAGACTGAGGCTACCTTGCATCTATTCTCCTGGAGTTGTTAAGCCGAGGAAATTCTGCCCGACATTCCCCGTTTTCAGGGCAGGTCCTCTGATTCCAGAgatttgctttctgtgctgtgcaACTGCAGCCAGTGGGCGAGAGCCCAAGGGACCGTGTTGCCGGCTGTGACCGCAGCTTTCCTCAACCAACCCCACCAAAGGTTGTAGTGAGCCAGACTATCACCGACTCCGAGCTTTGCAGCCCTGCTGGGATGGGTGCCGTGCTGTTTCTCAGCTCGGTACCATCAGCATACGTCAGCCCGTGCTCAGCTCATCTGCCAAGTGGGCCTTGCAGAGCTGAGGTGCCTCCTCCCCTGAGCTTCAGGTTATGGTGGAGCTCAGACAGGAGAGACCCACATATGCGGCACGGCAACTGATACATAAGCATCTGCATTTTCAGCAATGGATGCAGCTCGACATCTTTGTACACTTCCATGTAGAAGCAGACTGGACTTTCTTGATCACTGCCTTGGAAAATGTTTTGTCTAATTCCCTGCTCAAATGAATATAAGTAACTTGAATCTTGTTGTTGATGATCATGAGGTCATGTCTCCCGAGTGTTGCATGAGGCACAACATTTGTCCAGGTTCACCCCTGTTTCTGCACTTCTCCATCtcagctgccccctcccctctctgctTGGCCTTTGCCTGCAGTTGCCCCCTTACCCCTCTGGCATCCTGTATTGCCTGGCTGCTCCAGGTGCCATGCTCCCTTCTCTCAGTATTTGTAAACTTTTGGGGATTCCCAAATCCAGAGTACACTGTCTTTGAGCTAGGCAGTGATGGTTTTGATCACTGATTTCAAATGATGGAGGTAgttatttctgcttctgtgaTGGGTTATAATAATGTCACCTGCGACAGgagttattatatattttataaactcTGCAGGTCTTGCAAGGCTTACAGCCTTTGCAATCAATCCAGCTGGATTGATGAAGAGAAGCCAGGGTGTACAACTAGACTTCATGGAGAGCTGATAATTTCTTTGTGATTTCTGGTGCAAAGTATGAGATCTGTTGGAGCCCGCGTGGGATTAATCACATTTCAGGCATTACCTGGGCTGTTTGTAAATGCTGCAGGAAACCTTGGGTAACATCTGGTCCACTGCTTAGCCAGAACAAGATGCTCTGCATTTGTGATACCCCTCCCAGGTTCTGCAGAgcttcagctcctgctgccaggctCAGCTGggccctgtgctgcagctctgACTGGTCAGACACGGGAAGGCTGGGCAAAACACAGCTTCTTTCTTGACATGTCAAGGCTTTTCAGAGAGCCTATCGACACATGCCTGCACTTGAGTgtctgggtgggagaggagatcTTGGTCAGGGCTGGGGACATTGCCAGGGCACTTTTCCTGATGGTTAGGCGTGCTCCTTCCCATCTGGGCAACCAGAACTTCCCCAGGCTCCTCCTTGGGTTTGCTGGGGCATCAGCAAGGTGAGCCTGACACAGGGTCGTCTCAGCGTGCTGCCAACCTGGGGTCCTGGTTTAGTCTCCTCCAGCAGAAACTAAACATCCagtaatatgaaagaaaaaacccacttgGCTCTTGACTTATTTCTTCCAGTTCATTTTTCCGAATGCTAGGAACATGTATCTGTGTGCATGGGTGGTTGTGACGGAGCGTTAGATCAAGCACTGAGTGGCACAGGGTGCCAACAGTGATTTTCTAATCAAAGGGGAGTAAAAAGATCCTGTCTCTTGCTCCTTCAAACCATGAAACACAGCAGGGTGTCAAAGCTGTGTGAAAAGATGCTTGTGCCAAATGGTGGAATGAGTCGGTACCTCGATCTCACCAAggatgtggctgctgcaggggtgaTGGGAGGGCATATGTCATACAAGAGCACCAATACAGGCTGAAGGAACAttatgggtttgggtttttttaataaattaaaaccatGTTTTATATGTTCTCAGTGATTAGCTGATATTCAGAAATCTTCGTCCTTTGTTTCTGTGGTCCAACTCCCCACCACTCCCCCCAGTCACTGTGTGCACTTAGCAAGCCGTGAAGGGGCTGCTCATGAAGCCCATGCTCAGGCCCTGCAGACAAGCCTCCGCGGTGCCCTGGTGCTCTAGGGCTGCTGTCTACAGCTTGGTGTTGACCTTGTTTTCACAGAAGTGGCTGAGAGGAAGCTGACGGTTGAAGAGGAGGAAGCCAAGAGGATTGCAGAGATGGGCAAACCAATACTTGGCGAGCATCCCAAACTAGAAGTCATCATTGAAGAGTCCTATGAGTTCAAGGTCAGTAGTTGTCCCAGGGGTCCTCCAGGAGGGGAAAGCCATGTGGCACTGAAGAGCAGCTGTGGAGAGCAGGACcgaggtggcagggggtggccaCTTTTTGAGGGAAAGCGTTgctggaagaggaaaaggagtaTGCAATGCAATAAGGCATCGGAGAAGCCTACAAGAAATGCCAGGAGATGTAGTTGCTGGTAGGCagaggtggagggaggaaggcaaGGGAGCCTGGAGCTCTGCTGGAAGCAGATGGAAGCCAGTGTGCGGGAGAGGGCAGGAGCAAAGCTGTCTCTAGTGAGGCAGGGGTGAAGGAAAAAGGAACCTTGTCTAAAGTAAGGGGTGGCAAATAGGCAGGCTCTGGTGAGGTCTGAGTCAGCCTGTCTGGGGAGAAGGTGGGCCCAACTTGTCATGGCCTTATCTGACTGGTAGGAGAGTGCTTGTTGCACCTCCACAGTTTGGGAAGGGTCTGTGAGATCACAGTGCACTGCAAGATCAGCCTTGCCCACTAGCAGCCCGTTTAATTGCTCTGCATCTTTATTCCCACCACAGAGCACCGTGGACAAGCTGATTAAGAAGACGAACCTGGCTTTGGTTGTAGGGACACATTCCTGGAGGGACCAGTTCATGGAGGCCATTACCGTCAGTGCAGGTGAGGGGGACGTCAGAAAACCCACACCAGCATCCGCAGGGCTCATGCGGCCTGGGATGAGGTCTATCTGGGCTCAGGAAACAGCATCTGCCTGGTCAGTGATGCTCAGCGGTTGCGTGCACAGTGGCCACCAGCAAAGCCAGTCCAAAGAGTTCCTTTGCTCCAAATATACTGGGCTTTTGCAGATGCATTGGCTGGGAGTCCAGGAGATCCATCCTTTGGTGCGGAGCCATCCAGGAGGCCAGTTTTCAGACTTTACGTCTGCTGGCAGTGGTCCTGCTGCTTCAGTGGTCTGACCACCAGCATATAGGCATCAAAATCCCATCCTGGCtgggctgctggctcctggtgTGCCCAGTGCTGTCCTGGTCAGGTAGATCCTCCTGCTGGAAGATGTGCTGTCTGCCACGGCCAGTAGAGTCTCTGGGAGTAGGGGGGGTTACCACATGCAGACAGGAGATGTTGCCCCACAaggcagcagctggtggagggAAAGGCCCAGAGACCTGCCAGCTGTTGcccagggagctgagagagctCACCACTTCCAGAGCCAGGCAGCTGTGGAACAGACATTTTAGGCATGTCTGTGCCATTAATGACACTTGGGCACCTTTCTGAACCTTTCCTTGATAGTTTGGCATCTTTCCCGAAGGGCTGTTTTCCACCCCGCCATAGTGCAGGTAGCAGGCAGGTGGctgagtgggagctgtcgccagtggcCACAACGGCTTCTTCTGACATGAAAGAAGAGATGTGGGGTATTCAGATTTTTCATTCTAACAATTAAGAGAAACTGCTTCTGTGGAAACAATACTTCCATCCTTGGAGCAAGCAGgcctgcttctctcttcctctctctctctccttccctttgccttctgctctgtgctccctgcctgctttctcttcctccaaTTTATTTCCATCATCCTGTATCCGCACAAAGACCAGCAGTGCTTCCAGCCTCGGAGCTGACCTGGCCCACCAGGCTAAGGACAGAACCCCTCCAAGGGGCTGCAGCGCTGCTGCTGATACCCTCACACAGATGAGAAATGTcttgctggggtgctgctggtgctctTGTGCAGGAGGACCAAGAGTTTCCCAATTCTATCGCTTTCTGCTATTTTACCCACGTCACTTGCCTGTGTGACTTCATGGTGCCCCTCAGCTGTGATCTCCACAGGCTGACTACATACTGTGTGACTGCCTGTGGATGGgaacggggatggggatggggcttgTCTCTCTGTGTGTACAACTCACCACTCTGCCACTCACCAGCCCTGCAGGCTCTGGGGTGTATCGAGAGGCAGCCCTCTTGCCAAACCTCACCCACCACTGGGGGACCTGGTGTGCCCTGAGCCCACTGTTGTGGCCAGCACCACTCCTCCTTGTCCCAGGAAAGTAGCATCCCTGGAGCCCTGCGCTGGGGGGCCAAGCACGGGCTGCAGCCCACCCCCATAATCTTCACCTGCCCCATCATGAGTGCTGGACCTCCCCTTCCATATTGTTTGCAGCGGGTGATGAGGACGAGGACGAGTCCGGCGAGGAGCGCCTGCCGTCCTGCTTTGACTATGTGATGCACTTCCTGACCGTCTTCTGGAAGGTGCTGTTCGCCTGTGTGCCCCCCACTGAGTACTGCAACGGCTGGGCCTGCTTTGTTGTCTCCATCCTCATCATCGGCATGCTCACAGCTGTCATCGGTGACCTCGCCTCCCACTTCGGCTGCACCATTGGCCTCAAGGACTCAGTGACCGCCGTCGTCTTTGTCGCCTTTGGCACTTCTGTACCAGGTGGGAcagctgggggggccggggatggggtgggaggcaAGCCCTCTGGTGGctttcctgctcccaggaagcagCTCTGTCATGGGATGGGGTTCAGGCTGGGAAAAGGCTCCACaaatccctgtccccaggcaagGTCTGCACCCCACTTGGTGGCAACACAGGGTCCCTGGACACGGGAAGAGTGGTATGCACCAGAAGTCTGTGTCCCAATTTGGCCAGTGCCACACCTGAGCCTCCCTTGTCCCCCAGACGTGAAAGGTTGCCCATTTCTCCTGTTGGACCCCCAGTgatttccccttccctcctctcctaaCCCCAGACACGTTCGCCAGCAAAGCTGCAGCCGTCCAGGACGTGTACGCCGACGCCTCCATCAGCAACGTCACGGGCAGCAACGCCGTCAACGTCTTCCTGGGCATTGGGCTGGCGTGGTCGGTGGCGGCAATCTACTGGGCATCACAGGGGCAGGAGTTCCAGGTGTCGGCAGGCACCCTGGCCTTCTCCGTCACCCTCTTCACCATCTTCGCCTTCATCTGCATCAGTGTCCTCCTCTACCGCCGGCGGCCCCACCTCGGGGGTGAGCTGGGTGGCCCCCGGGGATGCAAACTGGCCACAACATTGCTCTTCGTCAGCCTCTGGTTGCTCTACATCCTCTTTGCCACCCTGGAGGCCTATTGCTACATCAAAGGGTTTTAGGCGGTggagggacggtgccaccggGGGGAGGGACCCCCTCCTCCATTACCTCACCGGACACCAGTCCTGGAAGCGCGGTTGCACCGGAGGGGACGGCTGTCCGTCGGGGGCCGCTGCTGCCCAGATGGTTGGACGGCTGGGCACCAAGAAGGGAAAAACCAtcacagaggggggaaaaaaaaaacccgaacaaacaaaacccacccaaaatgatacaaaagaaaaaaaaaagagcaacaatggcaagtgttgaaataaaacaaaacacaataaaccCAGCCACTGACCCCATTCAGTGAGATTAAGAAGTTTCAGTCATCTCTAAAGGCCACCTCTCCTGTAGGGGCttgtctccttctccttttctcctgagCACCCTTCCGCTGTACGgagatgtttttcttatttttactggTTGGGAATTGCAGAAATCTGATCAggaatttgaaatttttttttccttttttttttttgtttgcttgttgctttttggtttgggggggtcACGCTGcctgcttatatttttttctttttttattactgaaacaaaaaaatgttaaaaatctacTCTAAAGCTTCAAGCTGCCGTCAGTGCTGGAATTGAACATGTGTATTTTTTGAAGCCACAAAAGACTGTGACACAGTCAAAGAACTTTTTCACTATTACCCGTTTCCTCCCTCGCCgccttccatttctttcttttttaagaacatCACAAGACTGATATATTTTTActacaaacacagacacacagacacacagtgaCAAAGGCTGGAGCATGTAGCATCTCAATCACCTGCCTGGGctaggaaaaaaaggagggaaaaaacccaaaccccaaaccccaaccttCTAATATAATACGTGTCATGTATATTTTGACTGTGGCATTTCTCTTTGTATAATTAACTTTGAGCTTGTGGTACTGCAGGGAGagaaaattatgttaatttacaACCGATGAAGAAATAAATGGCTATCCGGGAATAGCCAGCCCTTGGGCGAGCAAGGGGTCCAGGGAAAGCGGTACCAGCTCCTTGGGGGTGGTGGGTTTTGCTGCGTGGCCCTCCTGCTCGGAGATGGAAATGAATTGAGGAACCCCTGGATAGCGTGCCCGTTCGTTCCCAGCGCCGTCCCACCCCGAGCTGTGGCGTGGCCGCCCTTTCACTCGTTTGCTGCCCCAGTTTTCACAGCGCCCGCATCTTGCTGGTGGTCTCCAGGCCATTGAAAGGCTTAAAAACTGCCACCCACATCAGGACTCCTGTAGCATCTCGAGTACCTTTCAGGAATACCCAGATAGACAAAAAGGCATCCTTTTCATTTGaagtgcatttctttttaaggaaaaaaaaacaaaacaaaacaaaaaaaactaccACAAGAGTATGTCATGAATTACATCAATGGCTGCTAATTGAAATGTTGGgttggtaataaaaataaataaaaactatacCTATACCTATCTAAGCAGTGCTATCTAGAAACATATTTCTTAATGGAGAGTCCTGGAAGAGGATGTTAAAACCTTATTCTTTGTAAAGTGTTTTCAAGATGAAGATAATGCATTCTATAAAGAAACAGGCGCTGTAAAAGAAAGCGTTTTCTTCATAAAGTTCCCTATAATAAGCCAAACCCTGGGAGGCAGCGAGTAAGAGAGGGTCTGCCAAAAGGTACgtctctgcctgctgcagtgcTTTCTGCTGCCCCAGGAGGCGG
Encoded here:
- the SLC8A3 gene encoding sodium/calcium exchanger 3 isoform X6, with the protein product MRRNTKGRRISSLPLANRNGWNEEYQLGVDLVFTEVAERKLTVEEEEAKRIAEMGKPILGEHPKLEVIIEESYEFKSTVDKLIKKTNLALVVGTHSWRDQFMEAITVSAAGDEDEDESGEERLPSCFDYVMHFLTVFWKVLFACVPPTEYCNGWACFVVSILIIGMLTAVIGDLASHFGCTIGLKDSVTAVVFVAFGTSVPDTFASKAAAVQDVYADASISNVTGSNAVNVFLGIGLAWSVAAIYWASQGQEFQVSAGTLAFSVTLFTIFAFICISVLLYRRRPHLGGELGGPRGCKLATTLLFVSLWLLYILFATLEAYCYIKGF